The genomic segment CCAGCTCACCATATCTAACTCACCTACTACGTATATAAATTAACTAACAAGCCTTTAATTTCTCCGATTCTATCAAGCAGAGTGATCGAATCTTTCTCTTGGCTAAGAACAGCTTCTGTTAGCTGAATCAAATGTTCATCTACTTCTTTTACAAGTTTAAGGGTGCGCGATCTGCCTTGTTCGTTCCAGCTTTTATTCTGCTTAAGCTGCATACCGAAATCAACGGCTTCTTTTACAAAGCGTTGAACCAAGTTTTTATACAATTGCAGATCTCGTACCGTTTGTGATTGAAGCAGTCTCTTGCCTTGATTTTCTATATCACCTAACAGTCTTGTTAACTGTTCGGAATGCAACTTCTCACTTTGTTTGGATACAGCTTCACCAAAAGAAAGAGACGGCTTTTTCCCGATCTTTCCATCGTTCTGCTTCGTATCTAGAATGGGTCTTATATCTTGGCCAATTTTCATAATAACCCCTCAATATATTTAAAATTGCTGAAAGCTTTCAACAGGCAGAACAAATACCGTCGCCCCGCCTACTTCAACTTCGACCGGGTATGGCACATACGCATCTGCATTGCCGCCCATCGGTGAAACAGGTGCCACCATCTGATTACGGCTCTTGCAATTTTCCCGGATAATCTCCATCACATCATCGATTTGAGCATCTTCCACACCAATCATAAACGTTGTGTTCCCTGCTTTCAAAAATCCTCCTGTTGTTGCGAGTTTTGTAGCACGGTAGTTTTTATCAACAAGCGCATCTTGCAGTCGGTTGCTGTCTTTATCTTGAACAACGGCTATAATCATTTTCATGGCAAATGCCCCTCTCTACTTTTCCTTATGATTCGATATAAGTTGATCTAAATCCTTTACGATCTCTCCAAACACAGCATCAGGGCTCTGTTCACCGTTAATACGAACGATTCGCTCAGTTTGTCGTGAAAAGATTTGTGCAAATCCTTCTCTCACTCGTTCATGATAGGAGAGATCTTTTTGTTCGATTCGGTCTAAGTTCTCAGTTCCATATCGAGCTTTCATTCGTTCTTTACCAACTTGCGGAGATACATCTACAAAATAACTGCGGTCAGGTACAAGTCCACTCGTTGCGATATTGTTTACCTGTAGCACTCGTTCTTCACCTACACCAAGTCCAAATCCTTGGTAAGCGAGCGACGCGTCAACAAATCGATCACAGAGTACGACCTTTCCTTCCTCTAATGCAGGAAGGATTTTTTCATGTACATGCTGTGCACGCGAAGCCGC from the Fictibacillus halophilus genome contains:
- a CDS encoding cyclic-di-AMP receptor translates to MKMIIAVVQDKDSNRLQDALVDKNYRATKLATTGGFLKAGNTTFMIGVEDAQIDDVMEIIRENCKSRNQMVAPVSPMGGNADAYVPYPVEVEVGGATVFVLPVESFQQF
- a CDS encoding YaaR family protein, translated to MKIGQDIRPILDTKQNDGKIGKKPSLSFGEAVSKQSEKLHSEQLTRLLGDIENQGKRLLQSQTVRDLQLYKNLVQRFVKEAVDFGMQLKQNKSWNEQGRSRTLKLVKEVDEHLIQLTEAVLSQEKDSITLLDRIGEIKGLLVNLYT
- the tmk gene encoding dTMP kinase, producing MKGLFITLEGPDGSGKTTQIAKVAEYLRKHQVDFIQTREPGGTNISDKIRALVLDPEHQEMHDLTEVLLYAASRAQHVHEKILPALEEGKVVLCDRFVDASLAYQGFGLGVGEERVLQVNNIATSGLVPDRSYFVDVSPQVGKERMKARYGTENLDRIEQKDLSYHERVREGFAQIFSRQTERIVRINGEQSPDAVFGEIVKDLDQLISNHKEK